Proteins encoded together in one Perognathus longimembris pacificus isolate PPM17 chromosome 8, ASM2315922v1, whole genome shotgun sequence window:
- the Vamp8 gene encoding vesicle-associated membrane protein 8 translates to MEEASGGGGNDRVRNLQSEVEGVKNIMTQNVERILARGENLDHLRNKTEDLEATSEHFKTTSQKVARKFWWKNVKMIVIICVIVIIIIIFIVLFATGTIPT, encoded by the exons GAGGAGGCAAGCGGAGGTGGAGGAAATGATCGGGTTCGGAACTTACAGAGTGAGGTGGAAGGAGTCAAGAATATTATGACCCAGAATGTGGAGCGGATCCTGGCCCGCGGGGAGAACCTGGACCATCTCCGCAACAAGACAGAGGATCTGGAAGCCACG TCAGAGCACTTCAAGACGACATCACAGAAGGTGGCCCGGAAATTCTGGTGGAAGAATGTGAAGATGATTGTCATCATCTGTGTGATtgtcataatcatcatcatcttcattgtGCTCTTTGCCACTGGTACCATCCCCACTTAG